In Odontesthes bonariensis isolate fOdoBon6 chromosome 20, fOdoBon6.hap1, whole genome shotgun sequence, a genomic segment contains:
- the LOC142370198 gene encoding uncharacterized protein LOC142370198, with product MEVCALLLREGARSREVGCQWESPEEEKEARKEEKEARKEEKEARKEEKEAREQEKEAREQEKEARKERREVGCQSDGAEMKDAGVQVDLLSQQLSWRHSGSSAMLLQCLTVRPDGPDGGTLLQHCTPNRTRTRTIRPPVKPSAEPTPPRTRSRKRPPPQSFSVARRSHPQRSRRRRGPPDPREEEEGQEEEEEGVTVEDDTGDPNWSPPEGGEDAPPPLGGVQPDSQHALLRAVKLELDSTVCDVCGKVMKNKSSLARHSFIHTGKKPFACHLCELRFNRRDNLQHHLSRLHPGGVARLEKRRVAPAWLCAVCGKTFSCRSRLKTHEVIHSGVKPHRCELCPKAYMRTNDLEHHRRVVHVDGAAEPPRPPSLLCDLCGKEFKCRSQLAIHFQTHTGERPHLCDICGRKFARQYQLKRHKILVHARGGEDGPAPDAPFTCGVCGKRLKSEALLATHARIHTGDKPHRCGVCLRSFQRAACLRQHHARVHLKARASEELHAASRRRNAGAVHAFPCPVCSRVFRFRSLLASHALIHSEVRPFACDFCSRRFRRLSHLKRHREVVHANGARPPESFVCHVCGKDKKCRSQLARHVIIHTGERPYACELCPARFNRHGNLQQHRKRMHGVGPPPAAEDTPLLFEDDVDMPDVLVYKQEETVVAVDEVEQLEAGPDEVEQLEAGPDEVEQLEAEPDEVEQLEAGPDEQLEAEPNEDEVEQLEAEPNEDEVEQLEAEPNEQLEAEPNEDEVEQLDTT from the exons ATGGAGGTGTGCGCGCTCCTGCTGAGAGAGGGGGCGCGCAGCAGGGAGGTGGGCTGCCAGTGGGAGAGTCccgaggaggagaaggaggcgaggaaggaggagaaggaggcgaggaaggaggagaaggaggcgaggaaggaggagaaggaggcgagggagcaggagaaggaggcgagggagcaggagaaggaggcgAGGAAGGAGCGGAGGGAGGTGGGTTGCCAGAGCGACGGGGCGGAGATGAAGGACGCCGGCGTGCAGGTGGACCTGCTGAGTCAGCAGCTCAGCTGGAGGCACTCAG GCTCGTCTGCCATGCTGCTGCAGTGTCTGACGGTCCGACCCGACGGGCCGGACGGCGGCACGCTGCTGCAGCACTGCACCCCCAAccggaccagaaccagaaccatccGACCGCCCGTCAAACCGTCCGCCGAACCCACCCCGCCCAGGACCAGGAGCCGGAAGAGGCCGCCGCCCCAGAGCTTCAGCGTCGCCCGGCGAAGTCATCCACAGCGCAGCCGGCGCCGCCGCGGACCCCCGGACCCccgagaggaagaggaggggcaagaggaggaagaggagggggtaACCGTGGAGGACGACACGGGCGACCCCAACTGGAGCCCCCCCGAAGGAG GTGAGGACGCCCCTCCCCCTCTGGGCGGCGTGCAGCCGGACTCCCAGCATGCACTGCTGCGCGCGGTGAAGCTGGAGCTGGACAGCACGGTGTGCGACGTCTGCGGCAAAGTGATGAAGAACAAGTCGAGCCTGGCGCGCCACTCCTTCATCCACACGGGCAAGAAGCCGTTCGCCTGCCACCTGTGCGAGCTGCGCTTCAACCGCCGCGACAACCTGCAGCACCACCTGAGCCGGCTGCACCCCGGCGGCGTGGCGCGGCTGGAGAAGCGCCGCGTGGCGCCGGCGTGGCTGTGCGCCGTCTGCGGGAAGACGTTCAGCTGCCGCTCGCGGCTGAAGACTCACGAGGTGATCCACTCGGGCGTGAAGCCGCACCGCTGCGAGCTCTGCCCCAAGGCCTACATGAGGACCAACGACCTGGAGCACCACCGGAGGGTGGTGCACGTGGACGGCGCCGCCGAGCCGCCGCGGCCGCCCTCGCTGCTCTGCGACCTCTGCGGCAAAGAGTTCAAGTGCCGCTCGCAGCTCGCCATCCACTTCCAGACGCACACGGGCGAGCGCCCGCACCTCTGCGACATCTGCGGCCGCAAGTTCGCCCGCCAGTACCAGCTGAAGCGCCACAAGATCCTGGTGCACGCCAGGGGCGGCGAGGACGGCCCGGCGCCCGACGCGCCCTTTACCTGCGGCGTCTGCGGGAAGCGGCTGAAGTCCGAGGCGCTGCTCGCCACTCACGCCCGCATCCACACGGGCGACAAGCCGCACCGCTGCGGCGTGTGCCTGCGCAGCTTCCAGCGCGCCGCCTGCCTGCGGCAGCACCACGCCCGCGTGCACCTGAAGGCGCGGGCCAGCGAGGAGCTGCACGCCGCCAGCCGCCGCAGGAACGCCGGCGCCGTGCACGCCTTCCCCTGCCCCGTCTGCAGCCGCGTCTTCCGCTTCCGCTCGCTGCTGGCCAGCCACGCCCTGATCCACAGCGAGGTGCGCCCGTTCGCCTGCGACTTCTGCAGCCGCCGCTTCCGCCGCCTCAGCCACCTCAAGCGCCACCGCGAGGTGGTGCACGCCAACGGCGCCCGGCCCCCCGAGAGCTTCGTGTGCCACGTCTGCGGCAAAGACAAGAAGTGCCGCTCGCAGCTCGCCCGGCACGTCATCATCCACACGGGCGAGCGGCCGTACGCCTGCGAGCTGTGCCCCGCCCGCTTCAACCGCCACGggaacctgcagcagcacaggaaGCGCATGCACGGCGTGGGCCCGCCGCCCGCCGCCGAGGACACGCCCCTGCTGTTCGAGGACGACGTGGACATGCCCGACGTGCTCGTGTACAAGCAGGAGGAGACAGTGGTGGCCGTGGACGAGGTGGAGCAGCTGGAGGCGGGGCCTGACGAGGTGGAGCAGCTGGAGGCGGGGCCTGACGAGGTGGAGCAGCTGGAGGCGGAGCCTGACGAGGTGGAGCAGCTGGAGGCGGGGCCTGACGAGCAGCTGGAGGCGGAACCTAACGAGGACGAGGTGGAGCAGCTGGAGGCGGAGCCTAACGAGGACGAGGTGGAGCAGCTGGAGGCGGAGCCTAACGAGCAGCTGGAGGCGGAGCCTAACGAGGACGAGGTGGAGCAGCTGGACACCACCTGA
- the chodl gene encoding chondrolectin, translating to MTSYRALLLMLVGVVMVTGVTRVDAARVVSGQTVCSGGPERPCYKIAYFHDVSSRLAFREAQQACEMDGGSLLSIEGPGEQRDIETLLQALRSGAVGGARGRGVIADGDFWIGLTRVDGVDQTHPELTSCPQLYQWTDGSVASFRNWYFDEPSCGGEACVVMYHQPTALPGLGGAYLYQWNDDRCNMKHNFICKYEPESHLVKEHGDTPGGRDSAVTAGGSVVTQSAGSEEVPPHVIIAGASGMLLLYVVIPTIPLLLLILVASGTCCFQMLSSSHPRTKTGAGHPNLWISGTPKADAMEV from the exons GTCAGACGGTGTGCTCCGGGGGTCCCGAGCGTCCCTGCTATAAGATCGCGTACTTCCACGACGTGTCGAGCCGGCTGGCCTTCAGGGAGGCGCAGCAGGCCTGCGAGATGGATGGGGGGTCGCTGCTCAGCATCGAGGGTCCCGGAGAGCAGAGAGACATCGAGACCCTGCTGCAG GCATTGCGTTCAGGAGCGGTGGGCGGAGCCAGAGGAAGAGGCGTTATAGCAGACGGTGATTTCTGGATCGGCCTGACGCGGGTGGACGGAGTCGACCAGACGCATCCAGAACTCACTTCCTGTCCGCAGCTGTACCAGTGGACCGACGGCAGCGTGGCGTCCTTCAG GAACTGGTACTTCGATGAGCCGTCCTGTGGAGGCGAGGCCTGCGTTGTGATGTACCATCAGCCGACCGCACTTCCTGGTCTGGGCGGGGCTTATCTCTACCAATGGAACGACGACCGCTGCAACATGAAGCATAACTTCATCTGCAAGTATGAGCCAG AGAGCCACCTGGTGAAGGAGCATGGAGACACACCTGGTGGGCGGGACTCAG CGGTGACTGCAGGTGGAAGTGTGGTCACTCAGTCTGCAGGCAGCGAGGAGGTTCCCCCACATGTCATCATCGCTGGAGCTTCAG GCATGCTGCTGCTCTACGTCGTCATCCCTACGAtcccgctgctgctgctcatcCTGGTGGCTTCTGGGACGTGTTGCTTCCAGATGCTCAGCAGCAG CCACCCCCGCACGAAGACCGGCGCCGGCCACCCGAACCTGTGGATCTCCGGGACGCCCAAAGCCGACGCCATGGAGGTGTGA